In the genome of Mangifera indica cultivar Alphonso chromosome 9, CATAS_Mindica_2.1, whole genome shotgun sequence, the window AACTTCGTAAGACATGCTTAAGAACACGATTGATAGGAGGTTTGGGATACGACTTCAGGAAGAAACAATGTATTATCAGTCATACTGTAACCATGTGAATCCAAACGCGGGTAGAATAACTTGTGATGAAATTGTCAAtgcaaataaaatgaaataacgTTGATCGAGGAACAACATAGATGTATGATTCTGATAATACTTGGAGATAGTAATCCATTTGCAATCATAATCTAATTTAAGAATACATCAATGTTGGCATGAGATGACTAATACTTCAAGTTCTTTTTGTCATTGCTTTGGTGATGACATGAGTAAGAATTCCAATGGGACAAAAAAGAAGGCAAAGGGAAACAGAATGGCgagtttcaatttgattttcaagTCCATCATGAAAAACCTGCCTGGAAGTGTGACAAATTCAAAAGCATCAGAAGTGCAACAACGGaataaacaaatacaaaatatgTGAGGAggggaaaagagagaaagagcgAGAGACCTTGCGGCAAAGAGATCCACGCCCAACAAATGAATCCAAGCAGAAGCCAAAGTCATCTCGTTGGTGAACATCTTTGCTATGCCAGGTAGCTGCTTTTAGTGCAATGGCAAATAAgcaatcaaataaatcattcatTAACATCTGGGCAGTTTCATTTCCGTCAATTATGGATTGGATCTGTGCATTCAGTAAATGCATACCTCAGGAAGCAGGTATTTACTGGCAAACATCAACCGTAGAGTATCGGGTGTCCAAGAGAGATATAATAGATATGCGTACAGAAGACCGAGTACAACATATGGTATGCTAGTTTCCATTGACTTCTTCGTCTGCATATATCAGTTAAACAAAGCAATTACATGCAACACTCAAGGGACATTGACAAGTGTTAAAGGCTATATGACTGTCCAAATCATGAgctaattttaatgaaaactaTGTTCTTATAAAGCATAGCTCCTAGTCTGCAATAATATTCTGAATTCACAAATTCTTAAGAAACTTCTACAATAGTTACACatgaatcacaaattcaaaGTAGACTCagaaagaaacagaaaattATGAAAAGGGTACAATATCAAAGTGAAGTTAGAAGATACGTACTAGTTCAGCTTTAGGAGCAAAAACCATGAGAGTGTAGAATGGAAGCACAGCTACTGTTCCCAAAGTAAAAACACTACTAGCTATTTGAGAATTTGCTAACCCTGTAAAATATGTATGTACAAAACATCAGAAACAGTGCTAACAACTTCGAATCCTTTGCAGCAAATATCAGTAACACATAGTTCTACACTGGCAAAAGGTTAGATTCCTGAGCAGGACCAAGTTGTGCGCATTATTTGACATGCTGCAATATCTTGCATAAGCCAAGTAtgacatttttctaaataaatttattgcaTATTCATGATCTTACCATGTTTTCCAAGCATAGAAATTCCGACAAAATGCTGCAGAGATGTAAATTTACTACATCTCCATAGTTTACTTCAAACAACATTACAACTGATGGTGAATTCCAAATCCAGGGATACATAAATTGGTAAACAAGTGTCATCTTCCTCGAAGAAACAATATACAGAATAACAGATAAGAGGTACAGTTTTTATCACCACcttcaaatttatgatatatcCAACTATATTGAAAAGTAGATTTGTTCTTTCAAGACTTCAACTCTTTAAGTTTCAGACACAAGCGCAcagatacacacacacacacacacacacacacacacacacacacacatatacatatatgaaaAGTAGCCCCATTTTTTAATAGCTATAAGGGTAGAAGGTGGAAACGAGATTACATGAAGCATGTATTCCAGAGGCTTTCTTATGATGAATGAATGTTGCTACTTCTGGCCTTATTACAACTCTTGATCCTCTTGCGAAACTCCACTCTCTTCGAAAATTAATTCCAATTCCTGAAACTTGTTGACCAAAAAGTTCAGTGTTCACACTTGTGAAAGAAGTTAATCTTTGTTGGACACCAACATTACGCCAAGTTCCTATAGGCTGCTTCAATTTCAAACAGTCAATCCATAAGAAACACAGAATGCCATAAAAATGCCTAacctttattataaataaagtaattgaCACTGCTCTAATGATAAACAAGCTCACTATAAAATCCAATTTGAAAATCCACAGAAATTAATTCAAAGAGGAGCCACCATGGCACCACCCATCTCAGatcttatcaaaaaatttaattcaaaatattatcataCTCTTCAATTAACTCATTTAAGCACAAGCAGggcagaaaaaatattaataaatttaaagaaaacccagatgaaaaatataaacaaaaaactaaaCCCAACAAACAACTGCCATGAAAAACAAATCCTCAAAAAgcggaaaatttaaaaaaaaaatgaaaacaaagagCAAACCTTGAGTGAGATTTGAGGATGAGAAAGGCAAGAAGTGAAGGCCATTTTTTCTGCAACAAGACTATGACTTTTTCCAACGACAATGAT includes:
- the LOC123225803 gene encoding protein ABA DEFICIENT 4, chloroplastic-like isoform X1 translates to MAFTSCLSHPQISLKQPIGTWRNVGVQQRLTSFTSVNTELFGQQVSGIGINFRREWSFARGSRVVIRPEVATFIHHKKASGIHASWLANSQIASSVFTLGTVAVLPFYTLMVFAPKAELTKKSMETSIPYVVLGLLYAYLLYLSWTPDTLRLMFASKYLLPELPGIAKMFTNEMTLASAWIHLLGVDLFAARQVFHDGLENQIETRHSVSLCLLFCPIGILTHVITKAMTKRT
- the LOC123225803 gene encoding protein ABA DEFICIENT 4, chloroplastic-like isoform X2 yields the protein MAFTSCLSHPQISLKPIGTWRNVGVQQRLTSFTSVNTELFGQQVSGIGINFRREWSFARGSRVVIRPEVATFIHHKKASGIHASWLANSQIASSVFTLGTVAVLPFYTLMVFAPKAELTKKSMETSIPYVVLGLLYAYLLYLSWTPDTLRLMFASKYLLPELPGIAKMFTNEMTLASAWIHLLGVDLFAARQVFHDGLENQIETRHSVSLCLLFCPIGILTHVITKAMTKRT